A segment of the Candidatus Protochlamydia naegleriophila genome:
TTTGCCGAAGTGAGCATTACCGCGAAGCCCTTCTTCGAAAAGCAAAGGTTTTCCACAATCTGTGAACAGAGTGTCATTAAAGATGGCGTCCAACTCACCAATTTTAAGATGGAAAAAATCCTTAATCCCATCATCTAAACAATTGCCGTTAAAATCATGAACAAGTACCTCTTCAAAGCTTATAGCCCGCTTTTCCCCACTCTCTTTCAAATGGAAAAGGAGAGGCTGATGCCCTACCTTAAAAATGCTTTAGCCATTGAACATGTCGGGAGCACCGCTATCCCAGGCCTTGGAGGAAAAGGAATCATCGATATCGCCGTTGCCGTCAAACAAACAGACATGGAAGCCGCCATCCCACTCTTGCAAAGCCTGGGCTACGAATTCCGGCCCACTTTCAGCACTCCAACGCGCGCCTATTTTGTCATTTTCTTGCCCGATCCAGAAGAAACGAAGAGGAGGTATCATCTCCACCTGACTTACCCAGAAAGCCCTGACTGGCACAACTTGATTGCCTTTAGGGACCATCTGTTAAACAATCCACAGGCCGTTCAAGATTATGCTGCCTTAAAGCAGCAGGCAGCCTTAGAAGCCAATCATGACGGTGAAAAATATCGGAAAATCAAAGAACCCATGTTTAAGGCAATCATTCGCAAACAAGAAAATGATTGCCGATAGCACGCATGTAAAGCCGCTTTACAACTGTCCATTAAAGCAGAGACCTTTCCTGGAAAGAAAGATCTCTAGACGTTTAAGAAGTCAATTGTGCTGAGACGCTGATTTCGGCTTTGAAAAGCTTGGAAACAGGACATCCAAGCTCAGCAGCTTTGACGGCAGCTTCAAATTTCGCCTTATCTGCATTCGGAATGCGAGCAATGAGATCCAGATGGCTTTTTGTGATCGTAAAGCCCCCTTCACTCTTCTCAATAGAGACAGTTGCCGTTGTTTCCAAACTATCGGGAGTCATGCCAACTTTGCCAAGTTCTGCAGAAAGAGCCATGGAGAAGCATCCAGCGTGGGCTGCAGCTAATAACTCTTCCGAATTGGTACCGATGCCATTTTCAAATCGAGTACTAAATGAATATTGAGTTTGCTTCAAGACTCGGCTTTCGGTTGAAATAGTGCCCTTACCGCCGGCCAGATTTC
Coding sequences within it:
- a CDS encoding OsmC family protein, which codes for MQRKASAVWQGNLAGGKGTISTESRVLKQTQYSFSTRFENGIGTNSEELLAAAHAGCFSMALSAELGKVGMTPDSLETTATVSIEKSEGGFTITKSHLDLIARIPNADKAKFEAAVKAAELGCPVSKLFKAEISVSAQLTS
- a CDS encoding GrpB family protein, which produces MNKYLFKAYSPLFPTLFQMEKERLMPYLKNALAIEHVGSTAIPGLGGKGIIDIAVAVKQTDMEAAIPLLQSLGYEFRPTFSTPTRAYFVIFLPDPEETKRRYHLHLTYPESPDWHNLIAFRDHLLNNPQAVQDYAALKQQAALEANHDGEKYRKIKEPMFKAIIRKQENDCR